ATTAATTTAGGATTGGAATATATTGCTTAAGACCTTAATGATATAAACTTTAGGTTGGTTATTGCACTTGCTTATTGTTCATATATATCTTGGGTATCTGAAGTTTATCTTAGAAGAAATAGGGATCAAGTTACTATGTTGGTGCTTAGGTTCTTGTTGAATTTCAGGGTGTGAGAGGATTTCGGGTTTTCGCTGTGTTGGGAGAGGAATCGGGGGTAGATAAGAAGAATGCTTGGAGCTCACTCTTTGATGTGGAGGATCCAAGGCCTAAAAATCCAAAATTAGAAGGGAAGGTCTTGAAGGCAGCTCAGGCCTTGGAAGTTGCTAGATTTGATATACAATATTGTGATTGGCGTGCTCGACAAGATGTGCTAACAATCATGCTCCTCCATGAAAAGGTAACGCCTCTTAAACTCCTGTCTACAAGATACATTGACCTAATTGCAATTTGCAAATGATGAAATGATTCAATTTTCACCTTCTGTTTGACATTACTAGATGCTCATGAAATTATTATATAGTTGGAGGTTCACTGGCTTTTAAGTTTAAAAGTGGGATTCTTAAATGTGGCTGTGCAGGTTGTGGAAGTTCTAAATCCTCTAGCCCGTGAGTATAAGTCTATCGGCACCATGAAGAAGGAGCTTGCAGAGTTGCAAGAAGAACTAGGACAGGCTCACAAAGAGGTCTGTAAAATTAACTCTCAGAGCATAGCAAACCTTGTAACTTAACTAATCACCTTTAATCACCAAAACTGATTGATTCTAGACTATCCAACTGACCAGATGCGTTCTTCTACATTTGATCCATGGATACCAACAGGTTCATATATCTGAAGCAAGAGTTTCTAGTGCTTTAGATAAATTGGCTTTCATGGAAGAATTGGTGAATGATAAGCTGTTACAGGACAGGAACACTACTGATGCTGAGCAAGCATCCCCTTCTCCCAGTACTTCTACGCAATCTTTGGATGCTGTAAAAAGGAGGAGGTCTCGGAAACGCTTGGATGTTTCAGGTCCGGTTCAAAAGTACCATCCCCGGTTGAAGAATTTTTGGTACCCTGTTGCCTTCTCCACTAACCTTAAGGATGATACCATGGTAAACTGCTCTTCAAATTAAAACCTTGCAAATCAATTTTTCTGCATTAGTGACTATAAGCTTAGTATGCAAAGAATAAATAAAAAAAACATAAATGATGAAAAAGAATGTTCTCAGTCTCCTCTTCATTGATGTTAGCAAAATAATTAAATTAGGTTAGTGCTGCACCTTTTGCTGGCTTTACCATTACTTTGATCATTATGGAAGTGTTATAGTTTTTATGGATTTCAATTCAACTGATGAGGAGTTTCCATTTTAAGCATTTGTTGTCCACTACTAGATTGTTACTTTGTGGAGGTCTTCTAACAAGAGCATTATCACTTTTCTGTTCCAGGTTCCAATTGATTGTTTTGAGGAACCATGGGTTCTCTTTCGTGGAAAAGATGGGAAACCCGGATGTGTTCAGAATACGTGTGCACATAGAGCTTGCCCTCTTGATCTCGGTACAGTAAAAGACGGTCGTATTACATGTCCATATCACGGTTAGTGCCCACCTTAAAAAGACAACCCTCTACTGCATGTAATGACTGTTTGCTAAGGAAAACGTATATATGTAGCTATTATAAGATCACTAAGTAGAAAATGTTATGGTGAATAAAATCTCAGGATGGGAGTACTCAACTGATGGAAAATGTGAGAAGATGCCATCCACAAAATTACGCAATGTGAAGATCAAGTCGCTGCCGTGTTTTGAGCAAGATGGGATGTTATGGATTTGGCCCGGTGATGACCCTCCATCAGCTACTATTCCTTCTTTACAACCACCTGAAGGATTTCTAGTCCATGCTGAGGTATGCTAATAGATTCATTCTTCATACTCCTCTAGTAGAAGCATAGAGATTGTTTACTTATGAACTGTTCTGTAACAGTTATATTGATGTTTTATTTGACAGCTGGTAATAGAACTCCCAGTGGAACATGGATTACTTCTTGACAATCTTTTAGATCTTGCGCATGCTCCTTTTACTCATACGTCCACCTTTGCCAAGGGATGGAGCGTTCCAAGGTTTGTTTCTGTTTTATCTCATGTACACATCTCTCTGTCTTGGAATTTCGTCTGTGGCAATGTATCTATCCAAGTAGGGAAGTAGCGTATAGGAAATCAGAACTTAATGTTGTGAATAATTTGATTTTGCAGCTTTGTGAAATTTTTGACGCCTGCATCCGGCCTGCAAGGGTATTGGGACCCTTACCCTATCGATATGGAATTTCGACCACCTTGTATGGTACTCTCAACCATTGGGATCTCAAAGCCTGGAAAACTAGAAGGGCAGAGTACAAAGCAGTGCAGCACACATCTTCATCAACTTCATGTGTGCTTACCCTCTTCTAGAAACAAAACAAGGTTACTATACAGAATGTCACTGGATTTTGCGCCCGTGCTGAAGCACATTCCTTTCATGCACGTTTTATGGAGGCATTTCGCTGAACAGGTAAACTGAATTTCTTGTGACATAATCAATCACTTCCATAGAAACTAGCATCTTCCTCCAAGGCACAAGATCATTTTGTTCAATTGACACAGGTTTTGAATGAGGATCTAAGGCTTGTCCTCGGCCAACAAGAGCGCATGAACTGCGGGGAGAATGTCTGGAGTTGTCCCGTAACATACGACAAGCTAGGAGTGAGGTACAGGCTATGGAGGGAGGCTGTTGAACAAGGAATCAAGCAACTACCTTTCACAACCAAATCAGTCTAGGTTCACATTTGAACCAAGACTAGACCCCCCTTCTTTTTTGATCATCCTTCCGGAACAAACCCACATGCCAAAGTGGCCTATTTTGCAGAAACTTGCAAACTAAATGATCCCCCAATAACTAACAATGGCATGATAACTTCCTGGGCTTGATGAAGCCTTGAACTAGTTCCGGAGCAACTCGGCGGCAACTGTGAATTGATCAGAGACAGAAGAAAAAACAGTATCTGCATAGAATCCGATTGTAAAGATGAACAAACTGTACACCATTTCCATTTTATCTCTTCTTTTTCTTGTGTACAGTGTACATATACCTGCTTTACAGGACATGTAACGTGTGTTTTGCACTTGTATCATAACATCCTCTCCAATTCTTATTGAAACAACAAAATACAAATCGAAAATTCCAGAAACACTAAATACAACATATTCATCCTCATTTTACAAGAACAGTTCTATAAACCACTTAAAAACCCTGAAGGGTGAAACTGCATATAGACTCTCACATTTCACATAGCAGAGCCACAATATGGGCAGAAGCTGAACTCAGCCTCCACCCTCCGATCACAAACCCGACACCTTGGCAGCTCCTCCGCCGTGGAATCCTCCCTGGGAGGCGGGAGAGCATAGTTCTGAGGAAAAAAGAGCTTACAATTGTTACAGTGCATCAGAGGCTCTTTTCCCGGCCACCGCCAAACAGGGACGAAGAAGAGCTTCAGAACCTTCTCGTAGTCCACCAAATCCGCCGGTGACCTACATGCTATGCACCTCCCCGCACCGGATTTCAGCACCTGCCGGACTTGCTGCTCTACCCCTCCTGCAAAGAAGAAGAACATCTTTGTCTGATTTTCCTGCTCTTTTCTGGTTTCTTGGTTTCTCTTTATTGGGACAAGAACAACTCTGGAGGTTTCGGTAGAGTTCTGGATGTCTTCAGGCCCAATTATAAGGTCCAAAGATTGCTTAGTTTGCCCGCTCTTTTACCCAACTACCAATATGGATCTAGTGATCTCGACCCAGCTATAGTTTTAGAAATCCCACATCGAAATAAATTGTTTTGTTTTGGTGTTCATACAAACTGATGGTGGTGTTGTTATTGCCGAGCCTTGTAGCGGGGGCTTGTAACTAAGTAGGGCATTAAAGTGATTGATGTGTGGAAAGTAAAGTTTGGTTGCTTTGGTTTGTCACTCTAAGCACGCCCTTACCTTCGGGTTAGAAGGGACCCCCATTTGATAAAAGTGGGTAGCACAATCACAAACTGTGAAGATTTGAGGAGTAGGATTAACTCGACTTGGGTTCTTTCAACTCGCATCCCACAAATCAAGAGAACAACCTTACCTCAACGTGCTGCCGGGAGTTGAGCCCTCACACCACAATCACTTTTTACCTCTCACATCCAACTTAACCCTCGTCGCACTTCCTTCACTTTTTCTTCTTACATATTTCATGCAATGTTTTGTACCGGTATAACGTACACCATACGCAAGTGTGTCATATTTCTCATATAAGAGTTTAAGAGTTTTCCATGTTCTAGCGTTTGCCTTGCCAAATTAGGCTCCTCCAAAACCAAAAGTGTGCTAGATCATGGGTATTGCCGTATTGCTTTGGTTCATGCTTTCCAATTTTGCAATCTTGTTACTCAAAATCCACCTAGTACTCAAGCAGAACGAGTTAAACAACAAAACAAATTCTATATCACCACCATATCACCAATCTTGATCAAAGTAATTATGCTTTTATCATATTGGATTAACGAATAAGATTGCAACAACAAAACCCACAAATTTCAAGGCACAAAAGAAGCACTGTTACTTTTCTTTTGAAAAGTGGAATCTCATAGTTTATATGTTTTTTGAAATTGATTTATACACGAGGAACCTGAGATCTAATAAAGCCTCCTGTAAATTGTGGGAATTTCAGTTCTTGAGGTTGATGACTGATGCCAAGGGAAACTTAGGGAGGGGTAATCGATCGGAAACTTCCCAGTTTCACTTGCAATGTCGTATCTATTGGCCATGTTTTTCTATCACAAAATCAGAGATTGATGCTCTTGCCACCAGAAACAAGTATTATACACAAAATTTTACAGACACAAGTTTTGTTCGGTTTCCATGTCGGATTAGGAGATCTTCTGATTAGAGCTGATCGTCTGCTGTGATCATTTTTAGTTTCTGCACATTACATCAACCAAGACATTTTCAGTACAACTAATTCATAGAGGAGATATCTGCTTGTGTGAGGATAGAAGAGTATAAGTTTTTTACCGTAATAAAAGTTGAAGGATCATCAAGAGATGTGGAGCCTAGAACAACTTCCCTGTTCAGCTTTACTGTGAGCTTGTGGCAAACCCTGAGCTGAAATTTTAATACAGGCTCAATAATCTTATCCAACAAAAAAGTAAGAAAGCCAATGATCCGTATAAGTTTATCAAACTAGGACTAGGGAAACATTTTCATACCTCTGATCTAGTAGCTCCACCTACTATAAATACAAATATGCGTTTGCCCATCTTTTTGAAATCACTGGATGCATGCCTTAGCACAACAGCAAAGGAAGGGCACAAATAGTTAAGACTTAGGAGTACCATACTAGGTTTGATTTTTATTTATAAGGTTTTCCTGAATGTGCAGTGAATCAGATTTAAAAACCAAGGAGTATATATATATATATATAGTCCAAACCATTGAAAAGAGTAATGAATAGTTCACAACTATCAAATGAACTGAACAGGCATCTCTGGTGGACAGCACATACCAGAAGATCGAGTAAGCTAATATACCTTGAAATCCCATCTCCAGAAATCCCACGCTGCGCCCATGTCGGTGTCCGTCTTGATCTCATAGAATGTGCCTGAGGGAGTTGATTTAAAGTTGGCTTTGGGTCATTTAGACATGGATACTCTTCCTTTGACAGTTCACCTTTGCTAAGTTTTTCTATCAATTCCTGAAAGAAGAGAAAATTTGGTTGGATATGGTAGTTCATGTGAATTCACAAGAAAACAAAGTACATGTATCCTGCGTATTAAATTGAATGCCAAGAAGAAATGACTAAACATATGTAGAATGAAGTAGAGCCTCCACTGACATGATAATAAGTGGCAATAACAATACTACAACAAGCAAAGATTAAGCAGACAAACTTCACTAGCAGAGAGAGCCGTCAACGATATAAGCATTTATTTAGGACAAGTCAGATCTTATTGCATTCTCATCAAACAGAGGTGCAAATTGTTCTAGTTCAAATTAACCCCAACTAACCCAGCAACTATAGACACATCAGAAACTTCAAACTTGTTCTTGTGATTTGAAAAGAACCATAGCACCATGCTCATAAAAATGAAAAGAAAAAAAAAACTGACAAGATACTCATTTATTTTCGGTTTGATTGCACCCCAAAACATCGGGAAGCATCACAAACTAACTCATGCAATCATTGCTTATAAAATTTAGAACTGTATAAAGAAAGCCAGCTAAAACATACCTCTAGAATAGGATAAAATCTCGAAAACTGCCATGGTTCTTCACTTGGACGCTCTTTCCTTGATGCACGATTCTTCTGATTATTGTGTAACTGCTTGTTAGATATTGATCAATAAAATGGATGAACTCAAGATCTGTGAATTAAATACCTTAGTAATATCAAACTTCGGAAAAAATATTCCTGATGAGCTGTTTCTATTCTCTGATGATCCACCAAGCAGTTTGATATTATTCACGGCAGCCATATCACATGGTGGTAACTTTGCCAACTAAAAAAAAAAAAAAAAAAAAAAAAACATACTCAGCTGAGACACTTGAATTAGACTAAGATTACCTCAGATGATTCTAGTTTCTTACTTCATCATACCAACCTTGATCAAANNNNNNNNNNNNNNNNNNNNNNNNNNNNNNNNNNNNNNNNNNNNNNNNNNNNNNNNNNNNNNNNNNNNNNNNNNNNNNCCATTTAATATACTATCATTCCAAGGTATTTAATTTTCTGTATATAACAGAAATTTCTTTGTTGTTTCTCTTGTTTAGGTAAAAATGTAAACTGAAACATCATATACAAAAACAAAATTAGATTTTCTAATGAGATATTGGAAATCTAAAAATAGAAAGAAAAAAAATCCCGATTTGAAAAGACTGGGGATGAGCAATTTAAGTAACATATCTGCATGCATATAAGCCATCCATAATCTATTTTATAGCTTGAAGGCATGTTCTTACGTAAGGATGTTCATAGACAATTGAATTTCTAAATCAACTTACATATGCTGTCTTCATAAACTTTACAGAAACTTATGAAAATCTTTCGACATTAAGACACACTTCAAATTAGATGCTCTATGAAAGAACTGACCTCCGAATGAAGGGAAAGCCTCTCCTTTTGTTTGATATACTGTGGTAATGCTTGAGTTATCTTTTTCAATTGCATTGTAGATTGATCATGAGAGTCCTGATCTCTATTCACCAGATGAAATATAACCAAACATAAGTTTCAACACTATCTGAGTTATAGGACCACCTAAGGTGCAGCTTCTTTAGATGTAAAAAGCAGTAGCTAACCACCACACATAAGGAAAGTAACTGCTAAACACCGAATAAAGTGACCAGTTGATTACTAAAATTCTTAGCGAGTATTCACACACCTTGAATTCTCCATTTCTGCAGCCTTATTATTTGAAACAAAATGGGCAAGTTTCTTCAACCGTTCAGTAACCTGACAAGGTTCATGTGTGATTGAAAAAAAATAAAAAATAGAGATGAATTTATGCATGTGAGAACCCAGCAGATAGGTGTAGGCAGAAGTCTTACCTCTGCTATGTGTTCATGGCGAAGCTCAAGCCAAACAGGATCATGCTCTAGAAGAACAACTTTCTTGTCAGCCAGACCACCAGTTTTGCTTGGAACCTGTACGTACAATCCCATGTTACAGTGTCCAAAACTGCAAACCAGAAACTCTAAAAAACATGTAAATGAAGGGACGTTACTACTTCAAGCACATATCTATTTCCTTCCATATTTAACAAATCATGACACATGGCATCGTATGTCCATTCATGTATGACCGGTGCAATCTGCACAAACACAGACCAATTAAGTATATATAGACAAGGGTCACTTAAGTATGATGTGTTTATAACCAGGCACATATAGTTGAATACCTGATCCACAGATCTGTCAAGGATAAGCAACTCGCATGATTCTGTCTCAGGGAAATCTGGAATTGTATCTTTATATTTCATGAGAGAATCCCAGATCCCAGCAGCAAGCTTTGTAGGAATTAAATCAGGAAAAGTAGTCGTCGTGGTGGCATCAAGAAACTTGGCAGCTCGGTAGCGCACAACAGGAAATTCCTATGAAATTGAGGAAACATATAATTGCTTCAGAACATTTTCACAAAATCTTCAATTAAAACTTAAACATCTCTAGAACATCTACCCTTAGAGAAGCCAAGACTGTGGCAACACGCACAGCTATCTCATTCAAACACAATACACCTTTGCACGAATCCTCCTTGTCCTTATAAAGCTGCTCTAAAGCCTTCTCATTGTTGGTAACAAAACCCTGTGCAAAAATTAAAAAAAATCACAGATTAACAAATGAATACAATATATATAAAAAATGACTGCATATAATGGATATGGGATTAAACAAATTGAATGAACGTACCTGGCTGTCTATAGCTAAAAATTCCAAATTCATCTGCATGTTCATCCAAAGTCAACTCGTTTGATACATATCCTCTGCAAATTTATCAGTAAACCAAATATTTCCCAAGGGAAAGAACTATACCTCTCTCAATGCAGATATGCGACTTAATACATTTAAATCCTCCATGATGCGACCAACCAAATCTTTAGATATAGGTGAACTAAAGAAAATAAATGCCCTTCACAAAGAAAAAGGAAGATTCTGTTACCCCAAAATACTAGCTAGGACAAGAACATTACTGATACGCTGTACATACTTCCTGTATAATGGCGCTTTTCCGGACATGTCTGACAAGAATAAGTTAACACTGCAAATTAACACAACAGAGAGAGGGGGAGAGCAAGAGTTAGCAACATCTCCACTCAGATTCAAATCATTCAGTAATCACTTCGACATAATTGAACGGGAAAATTTCCCACTTTATGTTTTAGTCTGTAAACAAAACAAGCATGTGGGAAGTACTTGTTTCAGAAAGAAAGAGAAGTATGAAAAATATATTTGTTTCAGAAACAAATCATACTAGTTAGTTAGGAACATTAAGTTGAAATAACCCAAAAAGTATGAAAATATTACTTCTCTTTAGAAGGCCGGATAAAGTATATTGCATCCATGTTGGGCCATGACTGCCTTTTCTTTTCTAAGTCTTCAAGCACTGCAGGAAAATATGCATTCATTAAAGTAACTTGTGCGTAAACAAAAGGAAAATACAGTAAATACTATGTTATAAATTATAACTTATAACCAGTATAGCATTCAACCATTTACCCTAATCACCTAATGGTTTTATATTTAACAAAACCCCCAAGACTACATGAAAAATATAATTAAGTAATTTCCAACATATATCTAGAAGACTCAAATATTAGATATCATCGCAGTCATGGGGATTCCAGAGTGGAAATATTAGAGAACACAAGTTTTAGATCGAACTGCTGAAATGGAAGATACAATGTGTTCCATATAAATAGTCAAATAGTACAGTAGTACGGTATACAGTTAAACAAACACTGACAACGTACATGCAGAGCGTGATAACAATATTTGCAAACTGTGACCGATAAATTTCTCTTTTAAAAGCTTAATGCAGCATAGATTGAGCAGAAAAAGATTATACTGACCAAGGCAAACACCCAAAGTAAAAAAAAATCTTACATGAAACACCCTCTTCTGTTGTATCACTGAGTGTGCATGCGGAAGACATTATCTTAGTAGTAAGTTTATCCATGATAAGTACCTACAGAGAATCAGCTAGAATTGTAGATTCAGGAAACACAATGAATTTAAATTTCATGTAAACAAAGAGAACATCATCACAATATTATCAAGAGTTAACAAATGAAATAAAAGACGATACTAATTAGCAAGAAAGTAAATGTGTGGGAGCTTTTGTGGTGGAAGTAGCACAACTGTTTACCCTAAAGAAGCATCTCTCCCTACTACCCAAATCCCCATTATAGAGACCCTATAAGGCTTCAAACTTAAGAGTGACAGAACACTCCTAATGTTGAGGTAAGATTTGAGCTACCTTTTCAATTATGTAAAGCTGTAAACATCAAATTACAAAACTTATGCTTATACACCCTACATTGTATACAAACGAAACATGAATTAATCCTCCAAAGCATATACATATAAGGTATGTATGCATGTGTGTGTATACACGTATATCAAATTTGGTACCTTCCATTTTGTTGAGTCCTTCCTTTTGCAAGACGCAAGCATCTCATACAATAATCCTAAATAAACCAACAAATGGTTATCAACAAGCATACACATATATAGATATATGAATTAAATTACAGCCAAATGCAATGATCACATTAAATAACAACAAAATGAATCTCTACAAATGAATTTGCCCTAGGTCGTTTAAATTGCAGCTAGCATATATATATATATATATATATATAGGAATTCTCAGGTGCGGACGTCCGTACCAAAGTTTTGGTGCGGATTTCCATTTTTGCACCACTTCCCGATCGAATTTCCTCAAACTTCCTTCTAGACATATCTAGATCATCTTGTGTAGATCATCTCTGCAAAATTTCAGCCAATTTGGTGATCGTTAAGGCCCTCAAAATCGAAAAACAAATCTGACGGACTGAATTCTGTCCGATTCAGGTATATAACAGAAAAACACAAGTTTGAGGGCCTTAACGATCACCAAATTGGCTGAAAAATTTCAGAGATGATCTACACAAGATGATCTAGATATGTCTAGAAGGAAGTTTGAGGAAATTCAATCGGAAAGTGGTGTAAAAAATAGAAATCCGCACCAAAAACTTTGGTGCGGACGTCCGCAGCCAAGAAGGGCTATATATATATATATATCAGGGCCCTTTCAATGAGAGATCATTTTTTTGTTCATTTCTAGAAATAGGTCGATCATTTGACAAACTTTTTTGCCCTAACAAATTGCAATCTTCATCATTAGACGACTCATGTATCCAAAGTTGATTGAGCTTCGATATATCTACAACCATTTTCCTACACTAATCTTCCAAATTATTCATTAAAAAAGAGAGTATTGAACTAGTTAGGTACAAATTCATTTGCTTGAATGATCATATATCATAGAGGCAATCAGGCAAATGATGAAGAAATAACGAAAGCAAAAGGAGGAGAGACAACTCACGGTGGCGGGTTATTTGTTTGAAATTCTTATATGATGACGAACCGCCGGAGACAGAGAACGGCATGGTCGGAGATTTTTCCAAGGTCGGAATCGGAGATAGAACTTGGGTCAGTGGCGGCAGTAAACAAAAAGTCACCGTTGTTTACCATTGGTAAAGTGATTATATATGGGATTAAAATCAATCTAATTAAGTAACCGCCGTTAATTAACTCTGCTTTTTCTTTTTGAAAACCTGTAACAAGAAAAAAAAACTAAATCAATGAAATTCAAATTGGTCATAAACTTGACGATGAAGCTCCTGCAGTCCTGCTAGCTAACTTAGTTGAAAACAAAGAAACACCAGGCTGAATTTTTGGCCAAAACAAAACTAGGGCTCCTTAACTTTCAGTAGATCTATGAATTTTCTCTTTGAACGTAACTTAGTAAGTTCAAACAACAATAATCACTACTAGGTAAACAAACTATGTTCAGACTGCCAGGGATAGAAAAAC
The window above is part of the Fragaria vesca subsp. vesca linkage group LG2, FraVesHawaii_1.0, whole genome shotgun sequence genome. Proteins encoded here:
- the LOC101307553 gene encoding chlorophyllide a oxygenase, chloroplastic-like, whose translation is MLSLSASNAMSIVATAAALSLPISFCRSSKLSTKKGVRGFRVFAVLGEESGVDKKNAWSSLFDVEDPRPKNPKLEGKVLKAAQALEVARFDIQYCDWRARQDVLTIMLLHEKVVEVLNPLAREYKSIGTMKKELAELQEELGQAHKEVHISEARVSSALDKLAFMEELVNDKLLQDRNTTDAEQASPSPSTSTQSLDAVKRRRSRKRLDVSGPVQKYHPRLKNFWYPVAFSTNLKDDTMVPIDCFEEPWVLFRGKDGKPGCVQNTCAHRACPLDLGTVKDGRITCPYHGWEYSTDGKCEKMPSTKLRNVKIKSLPCFEQDGMLWIWPGDDPPSATIPSLQPPEGFLVHAELVIELPVEHGLLLDNLLDLAHAPFTHTSTFAKGWSVPSFVKFLTPASGLQGYWDPYPIDMEFRPPCMVLSTIGISKPGKLEGQSTKQCSTHLHQLHVCLPSSRNKTRLLYRMSLDFAPVLKHIPFMHVLWRHFAEQVLNEDLRLVLGQQERMNCGENVWSCPVTYDKLGVRYRLWREAVEQGIKQLPFTTKSV